The DNA region CTCGTGCAGCACGACGGGCACGCCGCGCGAGGCGAGCTGCCACGCGGCTTCCGAACCGGCGAGACCGCCGCCGATGACATGGACGGGGCGAAGGGTGTCGGTCATTGGACTTTCCAGGATACTGTAAGAGCAGGCGGATCAGGGGCGGGTTATGGCGCTCCGCATCGCCAAGATCCAGGCCTCAATCAATGCGGCATGGGCGGGAAGGCGCGAAAACAGCTCGTTCGCCTTTTCCTCATCGTAGGTATGAACCGTCAGGTTCCGGTCGTTCATCATCGCCATCGCCGCTTCCGCCTGCTCCTCCGTCAGGAAACCGGCGATCTGGCTTTCGCGCACCATGGCCTTCGGACTTGCCGAAGTCAGTCGTTCAGCGCCCGTCTCGTCGGCGATGACCGACCTCGCGGCTTTCCAGACGGTTTCGGTCGCCAAGGTGAACCGCAGAATCGCGGAATCGCGGACCACATCGTCAACCGGCCGATTGAGAACGTCTTGAAGACGGCCAAGGGCTTGGCGTGCCGTGTCGAGTTTTCGGTCTACCTTGTCCATTCGATGCCTTCCCGCTCGACCTCTT from Azospirillum ramasamyi includes:
- a CDS encoding nucleotidyltransferase substrate binding protein, with protein sequence MDKVDRKLDTARQALGRLQDVLNRPVDDVVRDSAILRFTLATETVWKAARSVIADETGAERLTSASPKAMVRESQIAGFLTEEQAEAAMAMMNDRNLTVHTYDEEKANELFSRLPAHAALIEAWILAMRSAITRP